One genomic segment of Bombyx mori chromosome W, ASM3026992v2 includes these proteins:
- the LOC134201656 gene encoding atherin-like — protein MASTVDLFAEFLRLRYPTLSAEFLEFKTHHAANSPAVSVAPVAPASSIAASVTPADLVTPILAPKTSASTVAASAPTVPTSMEEILVEVVERTTDKENADLRRELDLMHARFAQVSEENGHLRAENGQIKVDMAELRTLVNDLIEQQRSSAPVPPPPEVEDESEAEELRRRLLILEARRSKVERARPPLAHEAKGAAPIPAPRKKMAAKTSGGPKKDATPAARSAASAAAPAKPGSSAKDMGAPKPAPSRAPITGQPKTQKAAPAPGEYYNHNMQYSDQNYEYTPDMSGEESNQQDFLQDEDQSNLS, from the exons ATGGCGTCCACGGTCGACCTGTTTGCAGAATTTCTTCGCCTTAGGTACCCAACGCTGTCggcagaatttttagaattcaagACCCATCACGCAGCAAACTCGCCGGCGGTCTCCGTTGCCCCCGTCGCTCCTGCGTCATCCATCGCGGCCTCCGTCACGCCCGCCGATCTCGTGACCCCGATACTCGCGCCCAAAACTTCTGCGTCGACCGTTGCAGCTTCCGCCCCAACCGTGC CCACCTCGATGGAGGAGATATTGGTGGAGGTGGTGGAGCGCACGACGGACAAGGAGAACGCGGACCTGCGGCGGGAGCTGGACCTTATGCACGCCCGCTTTGCGCAGGTGAGCGAAGAGAACGGCCACCTGCGAGCTGAAAACGGTCAAATCAAGGTTGACATGGCAGAGCTGCGCACGCTGGTCAATGACCTGATAGAGCAGCAGCGCAGCTCGGCCCCCGTTCCCCCTCCGCCCGAAGTGGAAGATGAAAGCGAGGCCGAAGAGCTGAGGCGGCGCCTCTTAATCTTGGAGGCACGCcgctccaaggtggagcgtgcgaggccgcccctcgctcacgaggcgaaAGGCGCTGCCCCCATACCGGCACCCCGAAAGAAAATGGCCGCAAAAACATCTGGCGGTCCCAAAAAGGATGCGACACCAGCGGCACGTTCGGCCGCTTCGGCTGCTGCTCCGGCCAAACCCGGATCATCGGCAAAGGATatgggggcaccaaaacccgccccctcaaGGGCACCTATCACCGGCCAGCCCAAGACCCAGAAggccgctcctgcccc TGGTGAGTACTATAACCATAACATGCAATACAGCGACCAAAACTACGAGTATACGCCAGATATGTCGGGAGAAGAATCAAATCAACAGGATTTTCTTCAGGACGAGGACCAATCGAACCTCAGCTGA